From the Ralstonia wenshanensis genome, the window TGTCGCAGCGGCATGTGAGCTTTCTGGAATCGGCCCGCGCTACGCCCAGCCGCAACATGATCCTGCAATTGGCCGAGGAGCTGAACGTGCCGCTGCGCCATCGCAACCAGATGCTGCTGGCGGCCGGTTTCGCCCCCGCCTATTCCGAACAGGGCCTCGCCACACCGCCCGATGAGGGCTCGCCGATGATGCAGGCGGTGCGCCACGCGGTGAAGCTGATCCTCGACAAGCAGGCGCCGTATCCGGCCATCGTGCTCGACCGTTTCTGGCATGTACTCGATGCGAATGCCGCGCATCGCCGCCTGATGCGCTGGGCCATCGGCGACGACCGGTCCGAAGGCGCGCCGGGTGCCGTCAACATGATGAAGCTGGTATTCGATCCGACCGCGCTATGGCCGGCCATCGCCAACCGCGATGCCGTCGGGCGCTACCTGGCCCGGCGCGTGCGGCAGGAACTGGCGCTGCAAGCCATCGACCCGGCGACGCAGCGGCTGCTGCACAACATCCGCGCGATGCAACCGGCGCTGTTCGATGCGTCGGATGCGCCTGCAGCCAACGCTGCACCCGCGCACGATGCCGGCGATCCGCCCCCTTTCCTGCCCATCTCACTGCAGCGCGACGGCGTGACGATCTCGCTGTTCTCCACGCTCACCACGCTGGGCACCCCGCGCGATGCGGGGCTGCAGGAGATGCGGATTGAGTGCTTCTATCCGGCGGATGAAGCGTCGCGGCGGGCGTTGGAGCGTATTACGTTGTAAGCTGCACCCAATTGCAACGAGAATCATTCTCATCTATATTGGCCGGTCGATTTGCCTCCCTCCGGCGGCTGTTACGCCGCCTTGTGCTTCATGACCGACCTGTCCCATCCCCCGCTTTCGGCCGAGCCCGCCGCCAAACCGGCCGCCAACGCCCGCCCGGCAAAGGCCAAATCCGAACACCCAGCCAACCGCCGCGCCACGATCGTCCGGTGGCTACGCAAGACGCATGGATGGTTCGGGCTGTGGGGCGCGGTGATGGGCCTGATCTTCGGTGTGTCGGGCATCTGGCTGAACCACCGCGCGGTGCTGAAGCTGCCCGTGGCGCAACAGCGCATCAATACGCAGATCGCCCTGCCCGACCCCGTGCCGGCCACGCCCGAAGCGATGGCCGCCTGGCTGCAGCAGACGCTGAACACGCCGGAGCCGGCCACCCGCACGCGCGTGGAAAAAGCCAAGCCGGTAGCCTGGGCCGAGCGCCCGGCCAAGGGCGAAGGCGCCAAGGACGAGAAGACCGCCGACGAGCCGCGCGAACCCGCCGCCAAACCGCTCATGCAGCCCGAGCAATGGACCTTCAACTTCGGCAGCGCCGCCACGCAAATCCAGGCGGAATACTGGGCCGGCAACCGCTCGGTAGCGATCCGCCAGACTGACAACGGCTTCCTCGGCACGCTGATGAACCTGCACAAGGGCGTCGGCATGACGGTGCCGTGGATCCTGCTGGTAGATACGCTGGCCGGCTGCCTGATCTTCCTGTCGATCTCAGGCCTGTGGCTGTGGGTGATGACCACCAAACGCCGCACGGTCGGCTGGACGATCTTCGGGTTGGGGAGCCTGCTGGCGATCGGGCTGGCGATCTCGCGGCTCTGAGTACCGCATGTGTTGTAGATGGCGCCCGCGTGGCGCCATTTTTTTCGCCTTTGCTGCTTCGTCGCCGTCGCTTACGGGCGATCGACGCTGCGCTCGGTCAGCAGTCGCTGGATTGCCCGCATGCGCGAGCGCACCATCTCATCGCGGCGCTGCGCCACGCACGTCATCAAGATTTCGATGACGGTCAGATGCACGAGGTACGCCTCGGTGCCGACCCGCATCACCGCATCTTCCGGCACGTCCACCGTCAGCGCGATCTGCGCGCGCTCGGCCAGCGGCGTGCCCGCCTGGGTGATGGCGATCACGCACGCGCCCTGCTCGGCCGCATAGGCAATCGACTCGAGCAGATACGGCATGCGCCCCACGTGCGAGAACGCCACCACAACGTCGGACGCGCCCAGCATCGCCGCCGACACAAGCTGCAGATGCGCATCGAAGTAGGCGTTGGACGCGAGCCCGAGCCGCATCAGCCGCGCCTGCATGTCGTTCGCCATGAACGATGAAGCCGCACCGGCCGCATAGCAATCGACGCGGCGCGCGCGGGCAATGCGCTCGGCAGCGGCGTCGACCTGCGTGGTGGACAGCGATTCACGCAGCTTGGCCAGCGCCCGCGTGGCGCCATCGATGACCTTGCTGGCGACCAGCGCAGGCGGGTCCGCCCGGCCGACATGCCCCGGCAGCGTCGGCTGCGCGTGCGCGAGTTCAGCGGCCAGCGTGGCCTTGAACTCGCGCAAGCCTTCAAAGCCGAGCGCCTGACACATCCGCACGATGGTCGGCATCGACACGCCTGCGCGCACGGCCAGCGTCTCGACGGATTGCTCGAGCGACAGCTCCGGCGCCTCCAGGATCAACCGCGCCACGCCCTGCTGCGCCGGCGAGAGCGCAGACAACTGGTCGCGCAGGGCGTTGAGCAGGGGAACGGAGAACGAAGGCATGGCGGGACCGTGGGCGGCGAACGGAAATCAGCGTCGCCAGTGTAGCGGCAGCCCCGCGCCACGCCGCCTGCCCGAGGGAAAACCCCCAAGAATCTGTAAGCCCGCGGTTTACGCGCGATGCCCCTTCAGCGGGCAACGCTCCAACCTGCACGGCGTGTGCGGCGCTTTGCCGGTGCATGCGTAACTTCAACCCTTACAGAGCAGACTTGCCTGAGAGTCGGCCCCCGAGCCAGGCCGGAAAACCCTTCCGGCCAACACAACAGTCGTTACGACAACAAGGGAGCCACATGACCACTTCGATCCGTTCCATTCCGCTATCGGCCGTTGCACTGTCGGCACTGTCGGCACTGCTGGCCTGCGGCGCTGCGCATGCGCAATCGAACGTCACGCTGTACGGCGTGATGGAAACCGGCCTGCGCTACAGCACCAACAACGACGCCGACGGCCACGGCAAGGCCGAGATGGCGGGCGGCTACTACAGCGGCAGCCGCTTCGGCATTCGGGGCTCGGAAGACCTGGGCAACGGGCTGAAGGCCGTGTTCCACCTGGTCAGCGGTTTCGCGCCGGACACCGGCGTGGGCTCCACCAACGACATGGGCCTGGGCGGCTACAAACCGACCACGCCCGCCACCTCGCGCCTGTTCGGGCGCCAGGCGTATGTCGGCTTGGAAGGCGGCTTTGGCTCGCTGACGTTCGGCCGGCAAGAGAACCTCGTCTTCAACACGGCCGGCCAGTACGACGCGCTCTCCATCGGTAACCTCGGCGCAACGGCGTGGCACGTCACCGCCACCGGCGTGCGCATCGACAATGCGGTCAAGTACGTGGGCGATTTCAACGGCTGGCGCCCGGGCGTGATGGTCGGCATGGGCGAGCAGGCGGGCGCGTTCTCCGCAGGCAACTACAGCGCGCTGTCGCTCAACTACGCCAGCGGCCCGTTCGCGTTCGGCGGCGCGTGGGAGCAGCAGAAAGACCTGCAATCGGTCGGCACCCGCACCTGGACCACCGGCGGCAGCGTGCAGGTCGGCCCCGCCAAACTGATGCTCGGCTACATCAACTACCGCGATGGCACGCCCACCAAGAACGACCTCATCCTGGGCGGCGTGAAATACGACTTCAGCGGTCAGTACAACCTCGTGGTGGGCGGCATGGCCACGCGCCAGCGCGACCCCGACGGCCTGCGCTACACCGCCTACGCGATCATGAATTACGTGGTCAGCAAGCGCACGTGGCTGTACGTCGGCATGGACTACACCCACCAGAAAGACGCCGGTACCGTGCTCGCAGCCGCGCTACCCAAAGCCTCCCAGACCGGCGTCATGGTCGGCATGCGCCACGGCTTCTAAAACGAAGCACAAGGCCTGGGCGCCAACACCGGCGCCCAGACGGTTTGGCCGTACCCTGCCCTAGATGGCGCCTTGGATTTGTGTCGCGGGGAGGAAAAAGAGGGGAGGCCTGTCTGAGCGCAGCGAGTTTGCCTCTCCTCCCTCCCCGTGACACAAATCCAAGGAGTCTTTCGCCATCTCGGGCGCGCCTTTCTTTGCTTACTTTCTTTGGCAAGACAAAGAAAGTGAGTCGGCCCCAGCAGGGGACGAAACAGCAGCAAACCACCAACGCCCTTACGCTGGCGCCGCGGCAGGTGGTTCATTGGAAGCCGACGCCCCTTTCTCCTGCCCACCCCGCGTCATCCACGCCTCAAACGCCGCAGAAGTCCGCAACACCGTCCCCGGCGCCGCCAGCGGCACGCCCGCCTTGTCGAACGCATCCTTGAGCACAACGTTGAACGCCCGCAGCACATCCGCCTGCTTCTGCGGACGCGTCTTGAACCGCCCCTTGACGATCATCGCGCCACCTTCAAAGCGGTCCAGCCCGAAGATCTCCGCACCGCCGAGCAACGTGTAGCTAAAGCGCGGCTCACCCGCAATCTGGTCGGCCGCCGTACGCACGAGATCGATCGCCTGCTGCGGCTCGGCCTCCATCGCCACGCGCACTTCAAAGTCGGCAAACGAGTAATCGCGCGAAAGATTGCGCACGGTCTTGATCTGGCTGAACGGAATCGACAGCACCGCGCCGGTGCCATCGCGCAGCCGCACCGTCCGGATGGTCAGGTTGATGACGGAGCCCGTGGCCACCCCCACGTCCACCGTATCGCCCACGCTGATCGTGTCCTCCATCAAGATGAAGATGCCGGTGATGAAGTCCTGCGCCAGCGACTGAGCACCAAAGCCCGCCGCCAGACCGATCACCCCGGCGCCCGCCACCAGCGGCGTCACGTTGACGCCCAGGTTGGCCAGCACGCCAATGCTGGCTGTCACCACCAGCGTCACCTTCAGGCCATTGCGCAGCAGCGGCAGGATGGTCAGCGCGCGCGTGCTGGGCTGCGCCCGCGCCGAGGCCGGCGAGAGCGCCCGCAGGATCGCCGTGTCGAGCAGGATCCAGACCAGCCAGGTGGCAAAGACGGTGCTGATCAGGCCCACCATGGCATCGGCGATGCGCTTGCCATTGACGGAGCTGTGCGCGACCTCCACCAGCGTGTGGCCCCACACGCGCAGCACCAGCTCAAGGAAGGCGATCCAGATGACGAGCTTGATCAGCGCGCCAACGAAATGCTTGAGCCGTTCGAGATAAGGCGAGCTGCGCGCCAGACGCAGGTGTGAGCGCCAGTTGGCGCGGGGGCGGATGAGCGCCGACAGGAAGAACGCCGCCACCAGCAGCAGCGACGTCATCACGGCACGGCGCGCCACCACGTCAACGTTGTCGGGCGTCGTCAGGGTGGCCACGACGGTGGCGCTCGCCAGCACCACCACGGGCACCGGCCAGAACGCGGCCAGCAGACGGCGGACCTGGTTGCCGGTGTGTTCGCCGCTGCGCAGCTCCAGCGGGCGATTGGCGATCAACTGCCCGATCGGCCGGCGCGCCCACAACGCGCCCACCGCCAGCATCAATGACGCCACCACGTTGCACACCGTGGCCAGCAGCAGACTGAGCGAGCCGCCCAGCACCAAGGCAACGCGCGGATCGACCAGCGCGTCGCCGCAGGCGCCCAGACTGGCCGTCAGAAAGATCGGCCACATGCCGTGCTTGAACAGGTATTCCACCGCCACACGCCGGTGCGCGCTGCCGGAAAAGAGCGAGAACAGCATCGCCACACCGGCCGTGATGATCGCGCCCCATACGATGGCGTAGGCCAGCACCACCGCCAGGACAAAGCCGGGCGAGGCATCGCGCTCCAGCCGCATGATGACGGCAAAGGAAATCGCCCATGGGCCGATCTTGCGCGCCGCGTCGATCAACAGCGCGCGCGTGGTCGGATGCGGCCCGAGGCCTGCGGTGAGACCGAACACGCGGCGGATCAACCAGCCCAAGCCAAGCAGGCCAGCGGCGATGGCGGCCCAGATGCCCACGGTGCTGGCAAAGTCCGCAGCCAGCGGCATGCGCTTCTCGGGCGAGAGGAGCAGGCTCGCGTTACCGCTGGCGGCCTCGATACGGCGCAGCCAATACCGCGGGGCGCCGGCTTCAACATCGGCCTGCAACGAGCCGTTCTCGATGAGCGACGCCACCGCGCCCAACAGACCCGGCGCCTGTTCGGCCTGCACCTTCTGCTGCGCGCTCATGCCGTCGCGCAACTGCTTCAGTTCATTGACGAGAGCCGTGCGCTGCTGGTCGTTGTTGAGCAGCGTG encodes:
- a CDS encoding helix-turn-helix domain-containing protein; this encodes MLEDAHASHGAQVAIEPPEAALSRFPQLLRFWRTRRGYSQLALALAAGVSQRHVSFLESARATPSRNMILQLAEELNVPLRHRNQMLLAAGFAPAYSEQGLATPPDEGSPMMQAVRHAVKLILDKQAPYPAIVLDRFWHVLDANAAHRRLMRWAIGDDRSEGAPGAVNMMKLVFDPTALWPAIANRDAVGRYLARRVRQELALQAIDPATQRLLHNIRAMQPALFDASDAPAANAAPAHDAGDPPPFLPISLQRDGVTISLFSTLTTLGTPRDAGLQEMRIECFYPADEASRRALERITL
- a CDS encoding mechanosensitive ion channel family protein, with the translated sequence MRTHSLFLTRRLWPLASVLLLLMACVANPADAAPVSFSKLAGLPTSTASASAPAADPAQTRQSLDTVITLLNNDQQRTALVNELKQLRDGMSAQQKVQAEQAPGLLGAVASLIENGSLQADVEAGAPRYWLRRIEAASGNASLLLSPEKRMPLAADFASTVGIWAAIAAGLLGLGWLIRRVFGLTAGLGPHPTTRALLIDAARKIGPWAISFAVIMRLERDASPGFVLAVVLAYAIVWGAIITAGVAMLFSLFSGSAHRRVAVEYLFKHGMWPIFLTASLGACGDALVDPRVALVLGGSLSLLLATVCNVVASLMLAVGALWARRPIGQLIANRPLELRSGEHTGNQVRRLLAAFWPVPVVVLASATVVATLTTPDNVDVVARRAVMTSLLLVAAFFLSALIRPRANWRSHLRLARSSPYLERLKHFVGALIKLVIWIAFLELVLRVWGHTLVEVAHSSVNGKRIADAMVGLISTVFATWLVWILLDTAILRALSPASARAQPSTRALTILPLLRNGLKVTLVVTASIGVLANLGVNVTPLVAGAGVIGLAAGFGAQSLAQDFITGIFILMEDTISVGDTVDVGVATGSVINLTIRTVRLRDGTGAVLSIPFSQIKTVRNLSRDYSFADFEVRVAMEAEPQQAIDLVRTAADQIAGEPRFSYTLLGGAEIFGLDRFEGGAMIVKGRFKTRPQKQADVLRAFNVVLKDAFDKAGVPLAAPGTVLRTSAAFEAWMTRGGQEKGASASNEPPAAAPA
- a CDS encoding PepSY-associated TM helix domain-containing protein yields the protein MTDLSHPPLSAEPAAKPAANARPAKAKSEHPANRRATIVRWLRKTHGWFGLWGAVMGLIFGVSGIWLNHRAVLKLPVAQQRINTQIALPDPVPATPEAMAAWLQQTLNTPEPATRTRVEKAKPVAWAERPAKGEGAKDEKTADEPREPAAKPLMQPEQWTFNFGSAATQIQAEYWAGNRSVAIRQTDNGFLGTLMNLHKGVGMTVPWILLVDTLAGCLIFLSISGLWLWVMTTKRRTVGWTIFGLGSLLAIGLAISRL
- a CDS encoding porin, producing MTTSIRSIPLSAVALSALSALLACGAAHAQSNVTLYGVMETGLRYSTNNDADGHGKAEMAGGYYSGSRFGIRGSEDLGNGLKAVFHLVSGFAPDTGVGSTNDMGLGGYKPTTPATSRLFGRQAYVGLEGGFGSLTFGRQENLVFNTAGQYDALSIGNLGATAWHVTATGVRIDNAVKYVGDFNGWRPGVMVGMGEQAGAFSAGNYSALSLNYASGPFAFGGAWEQQKDLQSVGTRTWTTGGSVQVGPAKLMLGYINYRDGTPTKNDLILGGVKYDFSGQYNLVVGGMATRQRDPDGLRYTAYAIMNYVVSKRTWLYVGMDYTHQKDAGTVLAAALPKASQTGVMVGMRHGF
- a CDS encoding MurR/RpiR family transcriptional regulator, whose product is MPSFSVPLLNALRDQLSALSPAQQGVARLILEAPELSLEQSVETLAVRAGVSMPTIVRMCQALGFEGLREFKATLAAELAHAQPTLPGHVGRADPPALVASKVIDGATRALAKLRESLSTTQVDAAAERIARARRVDCYAAGAASSFMANDMQARLMRLGLASNAYFDAHLQLVSAAMLGASDVVVAFSHVGRMPYLLESIAYAAEQGACVIAITQAGTPLAERAQIALTVDVPEDAVMRVGTEAYLVHLTVIEILMTCVAQRRDEMVRSRMRAIQRLLTERSVDRP